The DNA region TGGGAGAGCATCAGATCTTGACGTTCTCGCGGATGTTCCAGCCGTACTTGACCGGGCCGCCGTCTTTGGCGCCGTCGGCTTTCTGCGGCTGGTAGTCGACCTGTACCTGGGCGAAGTTCAGGCTGACGTTCTCGGTCAGGCGATCTTCGCCACCGCTGCCGCCGGTGCTGACGGAGGAGATCAGCACTTCTTTCATGGTGATGATCAGGTACTCGACCGGCGACTCGCCGCCAGCCTTGCGGATGGTCAGCTTGGCTTCCGGGTAGTGCTTGCCGCTGGAGCAGGCCATCATCAGGTTCGGGGACGACTTGTCGATGTACTTGGTCAGCGACAGGTCCTGCACGCTCACCTTGCCGGCGCCGCCGCCACCGCCCTGGTGCATGTTGCCGGACTGGGACATGCCCCAGCTCCAGGCCAGCACGTCGATTTCCTTGCCGTGGGTCTTGTCGGCGGACTCACCTTCGACGTCGCCGATCTTGATGAACATATCTACAGCCATGTTTCCTCCTTCGTGGCTTTCGCCACCTTGTCAGACGCGCCCGCCACCTGGCAGGCGCTTAAAGTGACGCGCCTCAGGCCCCCTTGGCCGAAGGCAGCTTGGATACCAGGCGCAGCGACACGGTCAGCCCTTCGAGCTGGTAGTGCGGGCGCAGGTAGAACTTCGAGCTGTAATAGCCCGGGTTGCCCTCGATCTCCTCGACCACCACTTCGGCGGCTGCCAGCGGGTGCTGCGCCTTGGTGGTCTCGGTGGAGTGAGCGGGGTCGCCATCGACGTAGTTGAGGATCCAGTCCTGCAACCAGCGCTGCATGTCGTCCTTCTCCTTGAACGAGCCGATCTTGTCGCGAACGATGCACTTGAGGTAATGCGCGAAGCGGCAGGTGGCGAACAGGTACGGCAGGCGCGCGGCCAGGTTGGCGTTGGCAGTGGCGTCCGGGTCGTCGTACTCGGCCGGCTTCTGCAGCGACTGGGCGCCGATGAAGGCTGCCAGGTCGGTGTTCTTCTTGTGCAGCAGCGGCATGAAGCCGTTCTTCGCAAGCTCGGCCTCGCGGCGGTCGGAGATGGCGATCTCGGTCGGGCACTTCATGTCCACGCCACCGTCGTCGGTGGGGAAGGTGTGCGCCGGCAGGTTCGGCACTTCGCCGCCGGACTCCACGCCGCGGATGCGCGAGCACCAGCCGTAGAGCTTGAACGAGCGGTTGATGTTGACCGCCATGGCGTAGGCGGAGTTCGCCCAGGTGTACTTGCTGCTGTCGGCGCCGGCGGTGTCTTCCTCGAAGGCGAACTCTTCCACCGGGTCGGTCTTGGCGCCATAGGGCTGGCGGGCCAGGAAGCGCGGCATGGTCAGGCCGATGTAGCGCGCGTCGTCGGACTCGCGCAGCGAACGCCAGCCGGCGTATTCCGGGGTGGTGAAGATCTTGGTCAGGTCACGCGGGTTGGACAGCTCCTGCCAGGAACCCATGCCCATCACGGTGGGGGAGGCGGCGGAGATGAACGGCGCGTGCATGGCGGCGGAGACCTTGGCGATCTCGCCCAGGAGCTCAACGTCCGGCGGCGACTGGTCGAAGTAGTAGTCGCCCACCAGGCAGCCGTAGGGCTCGCCACCGAACTGGCCGTATTCCTCTTCGTAGAGCTTCTTGAAGATCGGGCTCTGGTCCCAGGCGGTGCCCTTGAACTTCTTCAGGGTCTTGTGCAGCTCGCCCTTGGAGATGTTCAGCACGCGGATCTTCAGCTGCTCGTCGGTCTCGGTGTTGTTGACGAGGTAGTGCAGGCCACGCCAGGCGCTTTCCAGTTGCTGGAAGTCCGGGTGGTGCATGATCAGGTTGACCTGCTCGGTGAGCTTGGCGTCGATCGCAGCGATGATCGATTCGATCGACTTGATCGCATCGTTGGAGATCAGGCTGGTCTGCTGCAGCGCATGCTCGGCGAGGGTGCGCACGGCGGTTTCCACCGCTTCACGGGCGCGATCGGTCTTGGGTTTGAACTCCTGCAGCAGCAGGGAGGCGAACTCGCTGGTCTGCTCGGTCGCTTCGCCGGCCTGGGGCGCGGCGTCGGTCATCAACTCGGCCATCTGGGTTTCCTCTTAAGCTTGCGGCTCGTTGTCTTGCGGCTTCGGCGCGCTGGCCAGCGCCTGCAGCAGGGCCGGGTCCTTGATCGCTTTCATGATCAGCTCTTCGGCGCCGGTCTTGCCGTCCATGTAGGTCAGCAGGTTGGCGAGCTGGGTGCGGGCTTCGAGCAGCTGGTTCAGCGAGTCGACCTTGCGCGCCACGGCGGCGGGGCTGAAGTCGTCCATGCTCTCGAAGGTGATGTCCAGGGACAGGTTGCCGTCGCCGGTCAGGGCGTTGGGCACGTTGAACGCGACGCGCGGCTTCATGGCCTTGAGGCGCGAGTCGAAGTTGTCGACGTCGATCTCCAGGAACTTGCGGTCGGCAACGGCGGCCTGGGGCTCGGCCGGCTTGCCGGCGAGGTCGGCCATCACGCCCATGACGAAGGGCAACTGCACCTTCTTCTCGGCGCCGTAGAGTTCCACGTCGTACTCGATCTGGACGCGGGGCGCGCGGTTGCGTGCGATGAATTTCTGACTGCTGGTGCTACCCATGGTGCTCCTCCTTCGCTGCCTGTGCGGCTGTGTTGGCGTCATCGGCCGCTAGCCGGTAACGGATGCGTGAACCCGCTTCGAATGTGCCGTGCACTTATTCGGACTCGGGGCCCCGCAAATTCTCGAACTGGGACATCCCATCCGGGATCAGGTTGCGCACGATCGCTGCGAAATCCGCCGTCACCAGGGTCTTGGCACGCTTGAGCAGGATCGGCACCGGGCTCGATGGCTCCTGGCGCGCGTAGTACTCGAGGATGCGATCCAGGGTCTTGAGCACGTCGTCGCGGTTGGTCACCTCGCCGGAGATGCGCGGCGTGGCGCGAGCGGCCGGCGCGGAGTCCGGGGCGTCGGCGTCCGTGGCGGTGTCGTCACCTGCCGCGGCCTCGTCGGCGCCGGCGTCGTCACCGGGGGCCTGGTCCTTGTGGATCTGCAGGGCGTGGCGCAGCAACTGCTTGAGGGCTCCGAGGTCGGCGCTCTGGGCCGAGCCCACGCGATCGGAAAGGGTCGACTCGATGGTGGCCAGGGCGGCCTGGGCATCGGTCAGGGCGTTGCGGGTACTTGCGAGGAGCGCATCGTCGCTGTCGCGGAAGGCACCCTGCAGCTGCTCGGCCGTCAGCGTCTCACTGGGGAAGCGCTGCAGGTCGAGGGCGTTGAGGGCGGCACGCACGCTCACCGAGCCGAAGGCCCGCGAGCTGGTCAGGCTGCTTTCGCGCAGCAGTTGTATCACCGGTTCCGCCGCCAGCCCGGTGAGGGCGTTGATGCGGAAGGTGGGGTCGTTGTCATCGTCGGCATCGAGCTGCGGGTAGAGGCCGTCCCAGAACTGGGTCAGCAGCTCGCGCACCAGGATCAGGCCCTGGGCGAGTCCCGGAATCCCTTCGAGAGCCAGGTTGCTCTGCAGGAAGTAGTTGGCGATGCGCAGGTCCTTGCTGCGCTGCAGCAGTTCGCTGGAGAGCTCGCGGACATCGCGCCACACAGGGGGTTCGGCAGGGAGTACGGAGTCGCCCATCTGGCGCTCGGGCTGGCCTTGGGCAATACGTTCCAGTTCGAGATACGCAGCGTCGTATTCGAGGTCATCACCACAGGGCGATTCAGCGGAAACAGGGGATAGCAAACGCGACACATCCACCACGGTGGGTGTTCTCCTTGTCAGGCCTCAGAGGGAGGGCAAGCTGTATTCAGAGTGAACGCACGGCCTGATCACAGTCCTTTGGATCAACGTTCCGATGACGCCAATTTCATGGCTTCACCCGCTGCAACTCTTTTCCATTCTTGGGGTCGTATTTCGCCCTTGTCAAGACAATCCCAGAGCACAAACGACAGATGTGCACCAGTCCACGCTAGCCTCTTTCGGCTGTCATTTTTGTCTTTTTTCGATCTAAGATATTTCGGCTAAAGCCACGCAAATTTTCCGTTCGCCTGTAGGAACATATGTATGGCAAAGGGCCACGTGCAGAACAGGGATCGGATCGAAGTTGCACGGCATCGAAGGGACTCGGTGCTCGCGTCCACAGTGAGAAGTGCAAGGAGTCGCAATGCCACTGCGTTTGACCATCACCAGTTATCACAAGCTGACCCCCGGCCAACGTCCCGAGGTGGAGCTTGATCGTGGTGAGTTGAGGATTGGCCGCAGTGCCGAAAACGATTGGGTCCTTCCCGATCCCG from Pseudomonas tohonis includes:
- a CDS encoding Hcp family type VI secretion system effector — encoded protein: MAVDMFIKIGDVEGESADKTHGKEIDVLAWSWGMSQSGNMHQGGGGGAGKVSVQDLSLTKYIDKSSPNLMMACSSGKHYPEAKLTIRKAGGESPVEYLIITMKEVLISSVSTGGSGGEDRLTENVSLNFAQVQVDYQPQKADGAKDGGPVKYGWNIRENVKI
- the tssC gene encoding type VI secretion system contractile sheath large subunit gives rise to the protein MAELMTDAAPQAGEATEQTSEFASLLLQEFKPKTDRAREAVETAVRTLAEHALQQTSLISNDAIKSIESIIAAIDAKLTEQVNLIMHHPDFQQLESAWRGLHYLVNNTETDEQLKIRVLNISKGELHKTLKKFKGTAWDQSPIFKKLYEEEYGQFGGEPYGCLVGDYYFDQSPPDVELLGEIAKVSAAMHAPFISAASPTVMGMGSWQELSNPRDLTKIFTTPEYAGWRSLRESDDARYIGLTMPRFLARQPYGAKTDPVEEFAFEEDTAGADSSKYTWANSAYAMAVNINRSFKLYGWCSRIRGVESGGEVPNLPAHTFPTDDGGVDMKCPTEIAISDRREAELAKNGFMPLLHKKNTDLAAFIGAQSLQKPAEYDDPDATANANLAARLPYLFATCRFAHYLKCIVRDKIGSFKEKDDMQRWLQDWILNYVDGDPAHSTETTKAQHPLAAAEVVVEEIEGNPGYYSSKFYLRPHYQLEGLTVSLRLVSKLPSAKGA
- the tssB gene encoding type VI secretion system contractile sheath small subunit → MGSTSSQKFIARNRAPRVQIEYDVELYGAEKKVQLPFVMGVMADLAGKPAEPQAAVADRKFLEIDVDNFDSRLKAMKPRVAFNVPNALTGDGNLSLDITFESMDDFSPAAVARKVDSLNQLLEARTQLANLLTYMDGKTGAEELIMKAIKDPALLQALASAPKPQDNEPQA
- the tssA gene encoding type VI secretion system protein TssA; protein product: MVDVSRLLSPVSAESPCGDDLEYDAAYLELERIAQGQPERQMGDSVLPAEPPVWRDVRELSSELLQRSKDLRIANYFLQSNLALEGIPGLAQGLILVRELLTQFWDGLYPQLDADDDNDPTFRINALTGLAAEPVIQLLRESSLTSSRAFGSVSVRAALNALDLQRFPSETLTAEQLQGAFRDSDDALLASTRNALTDAQAALATIESTLSDRVGSAQSADLGALKQLLRHALQIHKDQAPGDDAGADEAAAGDDTATDADAPDSAPAARATPRISGEVTNRDDVLKTLDRILEYYARQEPSSPVPILLKRAKTLVTADFAAIVRNLIPDGMSQFENLRGPESE